Proteins found in one Takifugu rubripes chromosome 17, fTakRub1.2, whole genome shotgun sequence genomic segment:
- the LOC105419054 gene encoding centrosomal protein of 95 kDa-like isoform X1 produces the protein MGTQEGERDWIDVANNLLRQCHTNPRVRKLTDCDADVFIALYENILGEKVPDYIAAAGSQEDDIHNVQSVIDSLSLDYLQISLSHITGENVIRGDKDSIKNLLEIFDGLLEYLKEEMIEESQNDGIAALRNSTVTEEPEQSSSSIGESLVHASKLSLHSSDAEEQRSDGEFLGLAVSARTFTAKQEEFCILLLRDYLIDDITRLVLRYSQQRCW, from the exons ATGGGAAcccaggagggggagagag acTGGATCGATGTGGCAAATAATCTGCTCCGCCAGTGTCACACAAACCCCAGGGTGAGGAAGCTGACGGACTGTGATGCAGATGTGTTCATTGCTCTTTACGAGAACATTCTGGGGGAAAAGGTTCCAG ATTATATCGCAGCGGCAGGAAGTCAGGAGGATGATATCCATAACGTTCAGTCAGTGATTGATTCACTGTCCCTGGATTACCTTCAGATCAGCCTCTCGCACATTACAG GTGAAAATGTCATCCGGGGGGATAAGGATTCAATCAAGAACCTCCTGGAAATCTTTGATGGCCTCCTCGAATATCTTAAAGAGGAAATGATCGAAGAGTCACAGAATG ATGGAATCGCAGCACTGAGGAACAGTACCGTCACAGAGGAGCCCGAACAATCCTCGTCTTCCATCGGAGA GTCTCTTGTACACGCCAGTAAACTCTCCCTCCATTCATCCgatgctgaggagcagagatcgGATGGTGAATTCTTGGGTTTGGCGGTCTCGGCACGCACATTTACAGCCAAACAGGAAG aattctGTATATTGCTGTTGCGAGACTACCTCATCGATGACATCACGCGCCTGGTGTTAAGATACAGTCAGCAACGATGCTGGTGA
- the LOC105419054 gene encoding centrosomal protein of 95 kDa-like isoform X2, whose translation MGTQEGERDWIDVANNLLRQCHTNPRWCVCLCLDYIAAAGSQEDDIHNVQSVIDSLSLDYLQISLSHITGENVIRGDKDSIKNLLEIFDGLLEYLKEEMIEESQNDGIAALRNSTVTEEPEQSSSSIGESLVHASKLSLHSSDAEEQRSDGEFLGLAVSARTFTAKQEEFCILLLRDYLIDDITRLVLRYSQQRCW comes from the exons ATGGGAAcccaggagggggagagag acTGGATCGATGTGGCAAATAATCTGCTCCGCCAGTGTCACACAAACCCCAGG tggtgtgtttgtttgtgcttagATTATATCGCAGCGGCAGGAAGTCAGGAGGATGATATCCATAACGTTCAGTCAGTGATTGATTCACTGTCCCTGGATTACCTTCAGATCAGCCTCTCGCACATTACAG GTGAAAATGTCATCCGGGGGGATAAGGATTCAATCAAGAACCTCCTGGAAATCTTTGATGGCCTCCTCGAATATCTTAAAGAGGAAATGATCGAAGAGTCACAGAATG ATGGAATCGCAGCACTGAGGAACAGTACCGTCACAGAGGAGCCCGAACAATCCTCGTCTTCCATCGGAGA GTCTCTTGTACACGCCAGTAAACTCTCCCTCCATTCATCCgatgctgaggagcagagatcgGATGGTGAATTCTTGGGTTTGGCGGTCTCGGCACGCACATTTACAGCCAAACAGGAAG aattctGTATATTGCTGTTGCGAGACTACCTCATCGATGACATCACGCGCCTGGTGTTAAGATACAGTCAGCAACGATGCTGGTGA
- the LOC105419054 gene encoding centrosomal protein of 95 kDa-like isoform X3, whose protein sequence is MQMCSLLFTRTFWGKRFQWCVCLCLDYIAAAGSQEDDIHNVQSVIDSLSLDYLQISLSHITGENVIRGDKDSIKNLLEIFDGLLEYLKEEMIEESQNDGIAALRNSTVTEEPEQSSSSIGESLVHASKLSLHSSDAEEQRSDGEFLGLAVSARTFTAKQEEFCILLLRDYLIDDITRLVLRYSQQRCW, encoded by the exons ATGCAGATGTGTTCATTGCTCTTTACGAGAACATTCTGGGGGAAAAGGTTCCAG tggtgtgtttgtttgtgcttagATTATATCGCAGCGGCAGGAAGTCAGGAGGATGATATCCATAACGTTCAGTCAGTGATTGATTCACTGTCCCTGGATTACCTTCAGATCAGCCTCTCGCACATTACAG GTGAAAATGTCATCCGGGGGGATAAGGATTCAATCAAGAACCTCCTGGAAATCTTTGATGGCCTCCTCGAATATCTTAAAGAGGAAATGATCGAAGAGTCACAGAATG ATGGAATCGCAGCACTGAGGAACAGTACCGTCACAGAGGAGCCCGAACAATCCTCGTCTTCCATCGGAGA GTCTCTTGTACACGCCAGTAAACTCTCCCTCCATTCATCCgatgctgaggagcagagatcgGATGGTGAATTCTTGGGTTTGGCGGTCTCGGCACGCACATTTACAGCCAAACAGGAAG aattctGTATATTGCTGTTGCGAGACTACCTCATCGATGACATCACGCGCCTGGTGTTAAGATACAGTCAGCAACGATGCTGGTGA
- the LOC105419054 gene encoding centrosomal protein of 95 kDa-like isoform X5 has translation MGTQEGERDWIDVANNLLRQCHTNPRVRKLTDCDADVFIALYENILGEKVPDYIAAAGSQEDDIHNVQSVIDSLSLDYLQISLSHITGENVIRGDKDSIKNLLEIFDGLLEYLKEEMIEESQNDGIAALRNSTVTEEPEQSSSSIGEILYIAVARLPHR, from the exons ATGGGAAcccaggagggggagagag acTGGATCGATGTGGCAAATAATCTGCTCCGCCAGTGTCACACAAACCCCAGGGTGAGGAAGCTGACGGACTGTGATGCAGATGTGTTCATTGCTCTTTACGAGAACATTCTGGGGGAAAAGGTTCCAG ATTATATCGCAGCGGCAGGAAGTCAGGAGGATGATATCCATAACGTTCAGTCAGTGATTGATTCACTGTCCCTGGATTACCTTCAGATCAGCCTCTCGCACATTACAG GTGAAAATGTCATCCGGGGGGATAAGGATTCAATCAAGAACCTCCTGGAAATCTTTGATGGCCTCCTCGAATATCTTAAAGAGGAAATGATCGAAGAGTCACAGAATG ATGGAATCGCAGCACTGAGGAACAGTACCGTCACAGAGGAGCCCGAACAATCCTCGTCTTCCATCGGAGA aattctGTATATTGCTGTTGCGAGACTACCTCATCGATGA
- the LOC115253248 gene encoding CD209 antigen-like protein E isoform X2 has protein sequence MLCKCFKTSAAGPSEQMDMIDDFDLYANVERPAGHPDRMERCRQCCGHVYKDSNQEVKTPQASFSVAENDQRSDKRPRRAAALLALICLLLVVGLTTMGFLYTKHSSEKQLARLVTIYTNMTSQLLTQNREVQQRFNNLSKDTDELQKMLREWVYFNGSLYQVSSTKKTWNQSRSDCRQKGADLLIINSKEEQAFANRFQKYMWIGLTDVTNEGSWKWVDGTAMSTSYWSSKEPNGGKGENCGDIKNFNAEKSWNDESCSLSLLWICEKKLYQ, from the exons ATGCTGTGTAAGTGTTTcaagacatctgcagcaggaccaTCAGAACAGATGGACATGATTGATGACTTTGACCTCTATGCGAACGTAGAGAGACCAGCAGGTCACCCAGACAGGATGGAGCGTTGTCGTCAGTGTTGTGGACATGTGTACAAGGATTCCAATCAGGAGGTAAAGACCCCACAAGCCTCGTTTTCAG TTGCTGAAAATGATCAACGTTCGGACAAAAGGCCGCGCCGAGCTGCTGCACTTCTGGCCCTGATCTGCCTTCTCTTGGTGGTTGGCCTCACAACTATGGGTTTCCTGT ATACAAAGCACAGCTCAGAAAAGCAACTGGCTCGACTGGTCACCATCTACACCAACATGACGAGTCAGCTACTGACCCAAAACAGGGAGGTCCAACAGCGCTTCAACAACCTCAGCAAAGACACCGACGAATTACAAAAAATGTTACGAG AATGGGTGTATTTCAATGGAAGTCTCTACCAAGTTTCCTCCACCAAGAAAACCTGGAATCAGAGCAGAAGCGACTGTCGTCAGAAAGGTGCAGACCTGCTGATCATCAACAGCAAAGAAGAGCAG GCTTTTGCCAACCGGTTCCAGAAGTACATGTGGATCGGCTTGACCGACGTGACCAACGAGGGGTCGTGGAAATGGGTGGACGGGACGGCGATGTCTACAAG ttacTGGAGTTCAAAGGAGCCGAACGGCGGGAAAGGCGAAAACTGTGGTGATATAAAGAACTTCaatgcagaaaagagctggaacgaTGAATCCTGCTCTCTTTCCCTCTTGTGGATCTGTGAAAAGAAGCTTTATCAGTGA
- the LOC115253242 gene encoding C-type lectin domain family 4 member M-like, with the protein MTGRNLHRVIGVSFGLLCVLQAALNICLRLIIYSEAPNGTAEERNKFDKLDPYFQQGWFHFQKSLYYISSVKNTWHLSREYCLQEGADLAIINSRAEQVVTGYWSLVNSGKANREVEMTLLQTSYNMTKERDQIQTSYTHAIAEKYQLRDNLTKQTGKLQTSYNNLMKEKEQLQTSYNNLITERDQLQKRNNKLTKDNDHLQTSYNHLNTSQTVRQGFESSQVFPPAQFLPRALEPQVKAGVYLGGQKTWLDESPCRTGPKTPDAEEQFMHLRFVFLFPCPAGKGWVYFSGSLYQVSSTKKTWDQSRSDCRQKGADLLIINSEEEQAFANRFQKYMWIGLTDVTNEGSWKWVDGTAMSTSYWSSKEPNGGKGEKLC; encoded by the exons ATGACTG GTAGAAACCTCCATCGGGTGATTGGCGTGAGCTTTGGGCTCCTGTGTGTGCTCCAAGCTGCTCTCAACATCTGCCTGCGCCTCATcattt ACAGTGAAGCACCAAATGGGACAGCTGAAGAGAGAAATAAGTTTGATAAACTTG ATCCCTATTTCCAACAAggatggttccatttccaaaaaagcttgTATTACATATCCTCTGTGAAGAACACGTGGCACCTCAGCAGAGAGTACTgcctgcaggagggggcagaTCTGGCCATCATCAACAGCAGAGCGGAACAGGTGGTGACGGG cTACTGGAGCCTGG TTAACAGCGGCAAAGCTAACAGAGAAGTGGAGATGACCCTGTTACAGACCAGCTACAACATGACTAAAGAGAGAGACCAGATACAGACCAGTTATACACATGCCATCGCAGAGAAATACCAGTTAAGGGATAACCTGACGAAGCAGACGGGGAAGTTACAGACTAGTTACAACAATTTGATGAAGgaaaaggagcagctgcagaccagTTACAACAACCTCATTACAGAGAGAGACCAGTTACAAAAGAGGAACAACAAACTGACTAAAGACAATGACCACCTGCAGACCAGTTACAACCACCTTAACACCAGCCAAACTG TCCGACAAGGCTtcgaatccagccaggttttccctcctgcccagTTTTTACCGAGGGCACTGGAACCTCAGGTCAAAGCAGGTGTCTACCTGggtggacagaaaacctggctggatgagAGCCCTTGTAGAACTGGGCCGAAGACCCCTGATGCGGAAGAACAGTTTATGCATTTGCGTTtcgtttttctgtttccttgcCCCGCTGGAAAAGGATGGGTGTATTTCAGCGGAAGTCTCTACCAAGTTTCCTCCACCAAGAAAACCtgggatcagagcagaagcGACTGTCGTCAGAAAGGTGCAGACCTGCTGATCATCAACAGCGAAGAAGAGCAG GCTTTTGCCAACCGGTTCCAGAAGTACATGTGGATCGGCTTGACCGACGTGACCAACGAGGGGTCGTGGAAATGGGTGGACGGGACGGCGATGTCTACAAG ttacTGGAGTTCAAAGGAGCCGAACGGCGGGAAAGGCGAAAAACTGTGTTGA